Genomic window (Schistocerca cancellata isolate TAMUIC-IGC-003103 unplaced genomic scaffold, iqSchCanc2.1 HiC_scaffold_817, whole genome shotgun sequence):
agaagaggaaaggaaagaagaggaaaggaaagaagaggaaaggaaagaagaggaaaggaaagaagaggaaaggaaagaagaggaaaggaaagaagaggaaaggaaagaagaggaaaggaaagaagaggaaaggaaagaagaggaaaggaaagaagaggaaaggaaagaagaggaaaggaaagaagaggaaaggaaagaagaggaaaggaaagaagaggaaaggaaagaagaggaaaggaaagaagaggaaaggaaagaagaggaaaggaaagaagaggaaaggaaagaagaggaaaggaaagaagaggaaaggaaagaagaggaaaggaaagaagaggaaaggaaagaagaggaaaggaaagaagaggaaaggaaagaagaggaaaggaaagaagaggaaaggaaagaagaggaaaggaaagaagaggggtctcaaacgccacagcggagaaaagggcaaagagaagagg
Coding sequences:
- the LOC126143514 gene encoding DNA ligase 1-like; translation: KREEERKEEERKEEERKEEERKEEERKEEERKEEERKEERKEEERKEEERKEEERKEEERKEEERKEEERKEEERKEEERKEEERKEEERKEEERKEEERKEEERKEEERKEEERKEEERKEEERKEEERKEEERK